In a single window of the Methanolobus psychrophilus R15 genome:
- a CDS encoding K+ transporter Trk yields MGVLGSILWLLAGFMLIPLLVAVYYREPLHTFVIPLLLILIFAVLLKSFVKKESGEWNLKEGFLIVASAWLLAAVFYSIPYMLEGVPPINALFESMSGVTATGATALTEIESHSKSLLFLRSMTQWLGGMGIIMLFVAILPKLGVAGRQIFRAEVPVLQEDKLHPRIRGTAKNLWFIYILLSLIEFIVLSIAGLSPYDAITHTFTSISCSGFSPYSDSIAAFNDPLVEIIIMCFMFLGGANFALHYRTIFSDRKSLINDQEFRFYFFIIATATLLLAFNLFRTEIYSLTDAFRYSSFHVISILTTTGYATADFNLWPDSSRFILFLLMFIGGCAGSTSGGLKVVRLLLLLKHTEKVLFRTIHPKAVTPIRLNDKIVPEDVMHSIVSFMVIYIMIFFTSSALLSFMGMDFVTALSASIATLGNVGPGLGLVGPMESFDAIPDMGKLILTANMWIGRLEVFTVIVLLTPAFWKK; encoded by the coding sequence ATGGGTGTATTGGGTTCTATTCTCTGGCTGCTTGCCGGGTTTATGTTAATTCCATTGCTTGTTGCTGTATATTATAGAGAGCCGCTGCATACTTTTGTAATCCCTCTGCTGCTGATATTAATATTTGCTGTGCTTTTGAAATCATTCGTTAAGAAAGAAAGTGGAGAATGGAACCTTAAGGAAGGTTTTTTAATAGTGGCATCGGCATGGCTTCTTGCAGCAGTGTTCTATTCAATTCCATACATGCTCGAAGGTGTCCCTCCAATAAATGCCCTGTTTGAATCCATGTCAGGGGTAACGGCTACCGGAGCAACTGCACTCACTGAAATTGAGAGTCATAGCAAAAGTCTGTTATTTTTGAGAAGTATGACCCAATGGCTTGGAGGCATGGGAATTATCATGTTGTTCGTTGCTATCCTGCCAAAACTCGGTGTAGCAGGAAGGCAGATATTCCGTGCAGAGGTTCCGGTCCTTCAGGAAGACAAACTGCACCCGAGGATCAGGGGGACTGCAAAGAACCTATGGTTCATTTATATCCTGCTTTCACTTATCGAATTCATTGTCCTGAGCATCGCAGGGTTGTCCCCTTATGACGCTATTACCCATACATTTACATCCATCTCGTGCTCAGGTTTTTCCCCGTACTCTGACAGCATAGCAGCTTTCAACGACCCTCTGGTCGAGATCATTATCATGTGTTTCATGTTCCTGGGAGGAGCTAATTTTGCCCTCCACTACAGAACAATATTTTCGGATAGAAAAAGCCTGATAAATGATCAGGAGTTCAGGTTCTACTTTTTCATAATTGCGACTGCGACCCTTCTGCTCGCATTTAATCTGTTCAGGACCGAAATATATTCACTCACTGATGCTTTCAGGTACAGCAGTTTCCATGTCATTTCTATCCTTACAACCACAGGTTATGCAACGGCGGATTTCAACCTATGGCCGGATTCATCCAGGTTCATACTGTTTTTACTGATGTTCATAGGAGGTTGCGCGGGTTCCACTTCAGGCGGCCTGAAGGTTGTACGCTTGCTTCTTCTGCTAAAACACACAGAAAAGGTCCTCTTCAGGACAATCCATCCCAAGGCTGTCACACCGATCCGTTTGAACGATAAAATAGTTCCCGAAGATGTCATGCATTCGATCGTATCCTTTATGGTGATATATATCATGATATTCTTTACCAGCTCGGCCTTACTCTCTTTTATGGGAATGGATTTTGTTACTGCCCTGAGTGCTTCCATTGCAACCCTTGGCAATGTCGGCCCGGGCCTGGGTCTTGTGGGCCCGATGGAAAGTTTTGACGCGATCCCTGACATGGGCAAGCTGATTCTGACCGCGAATATGTGGATAGGACGGCTTGAGGTCTTCACTGTGATTGTGCTGCTGACGCCTGCCTTCTGGAAGAAATGA
- a CDS encoding SPFH domain-containing protein/band 7 family protein produces the protein MLSMELANNYILIQRVPKMALDQIVIIAAIAAIFIISKAIQIVNEYERVVIFRLGRLSGIKGPGLFFIIPIIDTVVKVDLRVVTIDVPKQAVITRDNVTVAVDAVVYYKVVDPSRAVNEIENYKYATSTLAQTTLRDVVGQIDLDDVLAKRDAINLSIQESLDISTDPWGIKVTAVTLRDVSIDDTMLRAIAKQAEAEREKRARIILADGEFIAAQKMMEAARLYEEVPVTIKLRELQTLAEIAREGNMIVVANSIEMGEIAAMSKALQNKPR, from the coding sequence ATGCTCTCCATGGAGCTGGCCAATAATTATATTTTAATTCAAAGAGTACCGAAAATGGCATTAGATCAAATTGTAATTATAGCAGCTATTGCTGCGATCTTTATTATTTCCAAGGCAATACAGATAGTCAATGAATACGAACGTGTTGTTATTTTCCGTCTTGGAAGACTAAGCGGCATTAAAGGCCCCGGCCTGTTCTTCATAATCCCTATTATAGACACAGTGGTAAAAGTGGACCTTCGTGTCGTTACCATAGATGTCCCCAAGCAGGCGGTCATTACCAGGGACAACGTTACCGTTGCTGTTGATGCTGTTGTGTATTACAAGGTTGTCGATCCTTCAAGGGCTGTCAACGAAATTGAGAACTACAAGTATGCGACCTCCACCCTTGCACAGACTACGCTCCGTGATGTTGTAGGTCAGATCGACCTTGATGATGTCCTGGCTAAAAGGGATGCGATCAATCTTAGTATACAGGAATCACTTGACATTTCCACGGACCCATGGGGTATCAAGGTAACAGCTGTAACTCTCAGGGATGTCAGCATTGACGATACAATGCTGCGTGCCATCGCAAAGCAGGCAGAGGCAGAGCGTGAGAAACGTGCCCGTATCATCCTTGCTGACGGTGAGTTCATTGCAGCTCAGAAGATGATGGAAGCTGCCCGTCTGTACGAGGAAGTCCCTGTAACCATCAAGCTCAGGGAACTGCAGACACTGGCAGAGATCGCAAGGGAAGGGAACATGATAGTTGTGGCCAACTCCATCGAGATGGGGGAGATCGCAGCCATGTCCAAGGCTCTCCAGAACAAACCCCGATAA
- the glgP gene encoding putative glycogen phosphorylase, with protein MQELLIEKRSVAYFSMEIGIEERIHTYSGGLGILAGDTIRSSADLKVPMIAVTLLYRKGYFRQRLGDDGWQHEEPAPWKVEDFMHEMSARVQVTVHGRNVHLRAWKYEVKGITGFNVPIIFLDADLPENSQWDRTLTHHLYGGDNYYRLCQELILGVGGIRMLRELGYRNIQSFHMNEGHAALLTLELLDEEAKKAGRDRLIENDHKAVQRRCVFTTHTIVPAGHDQFPLEMAQMIIGQREDFFALDGVLHNGNTLNMTRLALNLSRYVNGVAKKHGEASRQLFAGYSINSITNGVHAATWVSEPFRQLFDQYIPMWQRDNFSLRYALNIPKDKVWDAHLQAKRKLIEFVNAQTGSDLDEEVLTIGFARRAATYKRGDLLFQDLERLKSISAHTGKFQVIYAGKAHPKDQGGKELIQRIFQAKQALASEVKVVYLEDYNMTLGAMITAGVDIWLNTPEPPMEASGTSGMKAALNGVPNLSVPDGWWIEGHIEGLTGWSIGNGIPENAEDRNHSKDAESLYYKMENIVIPLYYQDRGRFIDMMRYSIAINGSFFNTHRMMQEYVLNAYFSC; from the coding sequence ATGCAGGAATTGCTCATTGAAAAACGTTCCGTCGCCTATTTCTCAATGGAGATAGGCATCGAAGAAAGGATACACACTTATAGCGGCGGCCTTGGAATACTCGCCGGCGATACTATCCGCTCATCGGCCGACCTTAAAGTGCCCATGATAGCAGTCACTCTGCTTTACCGTAAAGGGTACTTCCGCCAGCGTCTTGGAGATGACGGATGGCAACATGAAGAGCCTGCACCATGGAAGGTGGAGGATTTCATGCACGAGATGTCCGCGAGGGTCCAGGTGACCGTACATGGGAGAAACGTGCATTTGCGAGCCTGGAAATATGAGGTCAAAGGTATCACGGGCTTTAATGTGCCAATCATCTTCCTTGACGCGGACCTGCCGGAGAACTCACAGTGGGACCGGACGCTGACCCATCACCTCTACGGCGGGGACAATTATTATCGTCTCTGCCAGGAGCTCATCCTCGGTGTCGGTGGTATCAGGATGCTCAGGGAGCTTGGTTACAGGAACATCCAGAGTTTCCATATGAATGAAGGGCACGCCGCACTCCTTACCCTGGAATTACTTGACGAGGAAGCAAAAAAAGCCGGCAGGGATCGGCTTATAGAGAACGACCACAAAGCTGTGCAGAGAAGATGCGTGTTCACGACCCATACTATCGTACCTGCCGGACATGACCAGTTTCCTCTGGAGATGGCACAGATGATCATCGGTCAAAGGGAGGATTTCTTTGCACTTGACGGAGTACTGCATAATGGTAATACCCTTAACATGACCCGTCTGGCCCTCAACCTGAGCCGCTATGTAAACGGTGTCGCCAAGAAGCATGGAGAAGCTTCCAGGCAACTGTTCGCCGGCTATTCCATCAACTCCATCACCAATGGCGTTCACGCTGCTACCTGGGTGTCAGAACCGTTCAGGCAGCTGTTCGACCAGTATATCCCTATGTGGCAGCGGGATAATTTCAGTCTCCGCTATGCCCTCAACATCCCAAAGGATAAAGTATGGGATGCCCATCTGCAGGCCAAGAGAAAACTGATCGAATTTGTCAACGCGCAGACAGGCTCAGACCTGGATGAGGAAGTGCTGACCATCGGCTTTGCCAGAAGGGCTGCGACCTACAAGAGAGGCGACCTTTTGTTCCAGGATCTTGAGCGCCTTAAAAGTATATCCGCCCATACCGGGAAGTTCCAGGTCATCTATGCAGGTAAAGCACACCCTAAAGACCAGGGGGGCAAGGAACTCATCCAGCGTATCTTCCAGGCAAAGCAGGCACTGGCCAGTGAAGTAAAGGTGGTGTACCTTGAAGACTACAACATGACCCTGGGGGCGATGATCACTGCAGGAGTTGACATCTGGCTGAACACACCCGAGCCTCCGATGGAAGCCTCCGGCACAAGCGGGATGAAAGCTGCTCTTAACGGCGTCCCCAACCTGAGCGTGCCGGACGGATGGTGGATAGAAGGGCATATCGAAGGGCTGACCGGCTGGTCTATCGGTAATGGTATCCCGGAAAATGCAGAGGATCGCAACCATTCAAAGGATGCGGAGTCACTCTACTACAAGATGGAAAATATAGTCATTCCCCTCTATTACCAGGATCGGGGGCGTTTCATCGATATGATGCGCTATTCCATCGCCATAAACGGTTCATTCTTCAATACCCACAGGATGATGCAGGAGTATGTGCTCAACGCCTACTTCTCCTGCTGA
- a CDS encoding transposase IS200-family protein, translating to MPYSSSAVGVTTKRVFQKFPELRKKEFWGNHLWSPSYYVGSHGQVSAETIKKYIDGSSNRGRNSSTCSSSENWNSH from the coding sequence ATGCCTTATTCAAGCTCTGCTGTAGGAGTGACTACAAAAAGAGTATTCCAGAAGTTCCCTGAACTACGAAAAAAAGAATTTTGGGGTAATCATCTTTGGTCACCAAGTTATTATGTTGGTTCACATGGTCAAGTATCTGCTGAAACAATTAAGAAATACATTGACGGAAGTTCCAATAGGGGCCGTAATTCATCCACCTGCTCCAGTTCAGAGAACTGGAACTCCCATTAA
- a CDS encoding short-chain dehydrogenase/reductase SDR, producing MINNLFDLTGKVAIVTGASSGLGVQFAKALANAGANITIAARRVEKLEALKRELEEIGVKCLAVKCDVLIEADVINVVERTVEEFGKLDILVNNAGTSSFAPAEDMTGEEWDKVLDTNLRGVFFFAKHAARKMKERNYGRIINIASMYGVIGNTQYPVSSYHASKGGEVNLTRALAGEWAQYGITVNAIGPGFFESEMTKDLISDDEFQNFIRSRCPMKRIGRPGEMDGLLVYLASDNSSYLTGEHICVDGGWAAV from the coding sequence ATGATAAATAATCTATTCGATCTTACTGGCAAGGTTGCAATTGTAACCGGTGCCTCTAGCGGATTGGGAGTACAGTTTGCTAAAGCATTAGCTAATGCCGGAGCAAATATTACTATTGCAGCAAGAAGAGTTGAGAAGTTAGAAGCACTTAAGAGAGAACTGGAAGAAATTGGCGTAAAGTGTCTCGCAGTAAAGTGCGATGTTTTGATAGAGGCTGATGTCATAAATGTGGTCGAGCGCACAGTTGAAGAATTTGGGAAACTGGACATTCTGGTAAATAACGCTGGAACGTCTTCTTTTGCACCGGCGGAAGATATGACCGGAGAAGAATGGGATAAAGTGCTTGATACAAATCTCAGAGGTGTGTTCTTCTTCGCAAAACACGCTGCCAGAAAGATGAAAGAACGCAACTATGGAAGAATAATCAACATAGCTTCAATGTACGGTGTAATTGGAAATACACAATATCCGGTCTCTTCTTATCATGCGTCAAAAGGAGGAGAGGTGAACCTTACAAGAGCACTGGCAGGCGAGTGGGCACAATACGGAATTACGGTGAATGCTATAGGGCCCGGATTCTTTGAGTCTGAGATGACGAAAGATCTCATCTCCGACGATGAGTTTCAGAATTTCATTCGATCAAGATGTCCTATGAAACGGATTGGCAGACCAGGTGAGATGGATGGTTTGCTTGTATACCTTGCATCTGACAATTCCAGTTATTTGACGGGCGAGCATATCTGTGTTGATGGTGGATGGGCTGCTGTATGA
- a CDS encoding S-layer-related duplication domain protein, which produces MKNQFIVLKIFSISLIAFCILNTAIYAVSAEAQMAALNPDFIEYISSLENDQSKISTTGLNAQSSIEGYYPLGAIPGPLDLSHLSALQSSVPGLLALQSTLPSSFDLREQNNVTSVKDQGYVGACWAFASIASLESNQLKATGIEWNFSENHMKNLLNDWDGSSYENRFDYDDGGDAVMVLAYLTRGDGPVLESEDPYIDHYNQSPDGLEKAITFQNGYYLPLRTGPLDNNILKRAIYDHGAVYSGMYWSYNATYYGTSYTTYYNPVLDFDGGHAITLIGWNDTFSRSNFNGSSIPAGDGAFIAKNSWSSEWGVNDGYFYISYYDQYFGKMENALFLRGASDNIYSNIYQYDMLGHTRSFGYGEPFAWAANVFESEADEVITAIGFYTTAPNTDYEISVYRDLENPTISPLSNKIHSITYAGTKEFTGYHTIEIEPIMIPENTTFSIAINYTHDSYLFPIPVESAISGFSSRATSNTGESFASADGILWEDFGESNGSICIKAFTVEPTLDRIWEEGMPNPYIWDSTSFSGFHYDIRTGTNTEKMIMTIPYTGRIVNSGDIIYQTIPAETCFEYDSWGRYEVIGLMGEKYFTGYTANTSSSISLSGQEEIFSSGIVSKVLIDRNESELIYADSSLALGDGYELNIRQIDTEDNKLWIMLSKEGNEIDDAIINDNSDFIYTADLWDIDDVTLIAVRFGNISNTEGIPGAFVTGVFQISENTLALENGTRHGKMEITSLSEKHVEMKNWECFALDRGETIPIMGTIGFVIADTSTLRFAPATSNPVSGKYKIRGTLAEDENMTWTPSNFEGFKYNIYSDNIDSERLLILADLTKEQTIVPAGSLLYETKMQTSYCGDAIQFQKLGLFGEEYIPLTDTSPDKLAPLLINDGNTYIMESNQSLILANGYFLLPYKIDIEGSKVWLKLYQDGEFIDDEIIDTSGTWTYLLDGILGEDDVEVLKIHVGSISSVTDSISIKGVWMIDWENTFEIMPDDEFGILKVEPISNNMLLFTSIQDIDLRDNTGSKQIAGDLYFQVTNDPGQLRYYPFIIRDIVPDHVLNRTISIQEISGLTQPITSAFPVSSICENSQYTGNVTWSPAHSPFQSKTVYTATVSLTQKEGFVSEGVTADFFTVAGADTVSNAANSTIVTVVFPVTLLNDQTPVYSGGSGGSGGSSGGGGGMTNEPHENINVVEVRSESVMSGVPVNYQLEKEDNILSEISFTALQNLATLKLRVEILHERSQFVNADPEGKVYKHVNIWFNRAGFAEGRHFKDAKVSFKVEKKWMEENGIDVNSIRLNRYNNGKWGQLNTVMADADILYYYFVADVPGFSPFSITGETTKVSDSNTDKTIIDASLKGPDHIKTKEESSSKDKRLMLLYGSFFVLLIAAAGYGLLVMSRKKR; this is translated from the coding sequence TTGAAAAACCAATTTATAGTCTTAAAAATATTTTCTATTTCCCTGATTGCCTTTTGCATTTTGAACACGGCAATCTATGCAGTATCTGCAGAAGCACAAATGGCAGCTCTAAATCCGGATTTCATTGAATATATCTCAAGTCTGGAAAATGATCAGAGCAAGATCTCTACTACAGGTTTAAACGCACAATCCTCAATAGAAGGTTACTATCCCCTGGGTGCAATACCTGGCCCCCTTGATCTCAGCCACTTATCCGCCCTCCAGAGTTCAGTTCCTGGTCTACTGGCTCTTCAGTCCACTTTACCATCAAGTTTTGACCTCAGAGAGCAGAATAACGTTACTTCTGTTAAAGACCAGGGATATGTGGGTGCATGCTGGGCTTTTGCTTCAATAGCTTCCCTTGAATCTAATCAATTAAAAGCTACAGGAATAGAGTGGAACTTTTCTGAAAACCATATGAAGAACTTACTGAACGACTGGGATGGCAGTTCTTACGAAAATCGATTTGATTATGATGATGGCGGAGACGCTGTGATGGTCCTCGCTTATCTAACCCGGGGTGATGGACCTGTATTAGAAAGTGAAGACCCTTATATTGATCACTATAACCAGTCTCCCGATGGCCTGGAAAAAGCTATAACATTTCAAAATGGTTATTATCTTCCTCTTCGAACTGGCCCTCTTGACAACAACATTCTCAAACGAGCCATCTATGATCATGGTGCGGTTTATAGTGGCATGTATTGGTCCTATAATGCCACTTATTATGGGACTTCATATACAACATATTACAATCCCGTATTGGACTTTGATGGCGGTCATGCAATTACCCTGATAGGATGGAACGACACTTTTTCAAGGTCCAACTTTAACGGATCATCCATTCCCGCTGGTGACGGTGCATTTATCGCCAAGAACAGCTGGAGTTCTGAATGGGGAGTAAATGATGGATACTTCTATATCTCCTACTATGATCAGTATTTTGGGAAAATGGAAAATGCTCTTTTCCTGCGGGGGGCTTCTGATAATATCTACAGCAATATTTATCAATATGACATGCTCGGCCACACCAGGAGTTTCGGCTATGGAGAGCCGTTTGCATGGGCAGCTAATGTATTTGAGTCTGAAGCAGATGAAGTGATAACAGCGATCGGATTCTATACAACTGCACCAAATACCGATTATGAGATATCTGTTTACCGGGACCTGGAAAACCCAACCATATCGCCGTTAAGCAATAAGATTCATTCGATAACATATGCTGGAACGAAAGAATTCACCGGCTACCATACGATTGAAATTGAGCCCATCATGATACCGGAAAATACAACATTTTCAATCGCCATTAACTACACACACGACTCATATCTATTTCCAATACCTGTAGAAAGTGCTATTTCTGGTTTTAGCAGTCGAGCGACCTCAAATACCGGAGAGAGCTTTGCCAGTGCCGATGGGATATTATGGGAAGACTTCGGGGAGAGTAATGGCAGTATATGTATCAAGGCATTTACCGTAGAGCCTACTCTTGATAGGATATGGGAGGAGGGGATGCCCAATCCTTATATTTGGGATTCGACCAGCTTTTCAGGGTTCCATTATGATATCAGAACGGGCACAAACACAGAAAAAATGATAATGACCATTCCCTATACTGGCAGGATAGTAAACAGTGGAGACATTATATACCAGACAATACCTGCGGAAACATGCTTCGAATATGACAGCTGGGGCAGGTATGAAGTTATCGGGCTTATGGGTGAAAAATATTTTACGGGCTATACTGCAAACACTTCCAGTTCGATCTCATTGAGCGGTCAGGAGGAAATATTCTCATCGGGAATTGTATCAAAGGTACTAATTGATAGAAACGAGTCGGAGCTCATCTATGCTGATTCATCGCTGGCCCTTGGGGATGGGTATGAGCTTAATATCAGACAGATAGATACAGAAGATAACAAATTGTGGATTATGTTGTCAAAGGAAGGCAATGAGATTGATGATGCGATAATTAATGACAATTCAGATTTCATATATACCGCAGACCTTTGGGACATAGATGATGTTACACTTATCGCGGTCCGTTTTGGTAACATAAGTAATACAGAAGGCATCCCCGGTGCTTTCGTAACAGGTGTATTCCAGATATCCGAAAATACCCTTGCACTGGAAAACGGTACAAGGCATGGAAAAATGGAGATCACATCTTTAAGTGAAAAACACGTTGAAATGAAAAACTGGGAATGTTTTGCACTTGACCGGGGAGAGACCATCCCTATTATGGGAACTATCGGTTTTGTGATTGCAGACACCAGTACCCTCAGATTTGCGCCGGCGACCAGTAATCCCGTTTCCGGAAAGTACAAGATACGTGGCACTCTTGCTGAGGACGAGAACATGACATGGACTCCCTCAAACTTTGAAGGGTTTAAGTATAATATTTATTCAGACAATATCGACTCTGAACGGCTGTTAATTCTAGCTGACCTTACGAAAGAACAAACAATTGTTCCTGCAGGAAGTCTCCTCTATGAGACAAAGATGCAAACATCATACTGTGGAGATGCGATCCAATTCCAAAAGCTTGGATTGTTTGGGGAAGAATATATTCCACTAACAGACACCAGTCCAGACAAATTGGCACCACTCCTGATAAATGATGGTAATACATATATTATGGAATCAAACCAGTCATTAATATTGGCAAATGGTTATTTTCTCCTTCCATATAAAATCGATATCGAAGGAAGTAAGGTATGGCTGAAACTTTACCAGGATGGAGAGTTCATAGACGATGAAATAATAGACACCAGCGGAACCTGGACATATCTACTGGATGGCATTCTCGGTGAAGATGATGTCGAGGTACTGAAGATACATGTTGGTAGCATCTCATCTGTAACGGACTCTATTAGCATTAAGGGTGTCTGGATGATAGACTGGGAAAATACATTTGAAATTATGCCAGATGATGAATTTGGAATCCTTAAAGTAGAACCAATTAGTAATAACATGCTGCTCTTCACGAGCATACAGGATATTGACCTACGAGATAATACCGGCAGCAAGCAAATTGCAGGCGATCTGTATTTCCAGGTAACAAACGACCCCGGACAACTCAGGTACTATCCTTTTATAATCCGGGATATTGTACCTGATCACGTCCTGAACAGAACCATCAGTATCCAGGAAATAAGCGGTCTGACACAGCCGATTACAAGTGCTTTTCCTGTATCCTCGATATGTGAGAACAGCCAATATACCGGCAATGTTACCTGGTCTCCTGCACATTCACCATTCCAAAGCAAAACCGTTTACACTGCAACCGTTTCGCTGACCCAGAAAGAAGGATTTGTATCAGAAGGGGTGACTGCAGACTTCTTTACAGTTGCCGGTGCAGATACGGTGAGCAATGCCGCCAATTCCACGATTGTTACTGTAGTGTTCCCGGTAACTCTGCTCAATGACCAGACTCCGGTATACTCGGGTGGCTCAGGTGGAAGTGGTGGCTCAAGTGGAGGCGGAGGAGGAATGACCAATGAACCCCATGAAAATATAAACGTTGTTGAAGTGAGATCAGAATCTGTTATGAGTGGCGTTCCTGTTAATTATCAGCTTGAAAAAGAGGATAACATTCTCAGTGAGATCTCCTTCACTGCCCTGCAGAACCTTGCCACATTGAAACTAAGGGTCGAGATCTTGCATGAAAGGTCCCAATTCGTGAATGCAGACCCTGAAGGAAAAGTTTACAAGCATGTAAACATCTGGTTTAATAGAGCCGGCTTTGCAGAAGGCCGACATTTCAAGGATGCTAAGGTCTCCTTTAAAGTCGAGAAAAAATGGATGGAAGAAAATGGCATCGACGTGAATTCTATAAGGTTGAACAGATATAACAATGGCAAATGGGGTCAACTGAATACAGTAATGGCTGATGCAGATATTCTCTACTATTATTTTGTTGCAGATGTTCCCGGATTCTCCCCCTTCTCTATAACAGGAGAAACAACAAAAGTCTCTGATAGTAACACAGACAAGACGATAATAGATGCTTCACTGAAAGGTCCAGACCACATTAAAACAAAGGAAGAGTCTTCCAGCAAAGATAAAAGGTTGATGCTATTGTATGGATCTTTTTTCGTGCTTTTAATAGCCGCAGCAGGCTATGGCCTGTTAGTAATGAGCAGGAAGAAGAGATAA
- a CDS encoding transposase yields the protein MQKSYKFRLYPAKQQEVTLNKTLDVCRYIYNEFLADRRNAYDRCNQGLSTMEQLYQVQYLEFDIDVHSQVKQDVIRRLGKSFDNFFRRCKNGGAKAGYPRFKGKNRYNNFTYPQSGFSISGKKLKLSKIGEIKIVLHREIEGKIKTCTIRRDGKQWYITFSVVIENNTTPVEPVTFVGIDVGLNSLVTLSDGTQIDSPNYYRNTEDELKKQQRNLSKKRKFSNNWKKQCDKVNRLHRKIRNQRNDFNHKISRELINAYDFIAFEDLNVMNMVKNSRLSKSIHDASWSNLIQITKYKAEEAGKFVELVNPYNTSQLCSKCGQKVEKPLAVRVHNCPYCGLVLDRDHNAAINILNRAVGTTVQACGIESLDSMMKQEATLFIGW from the coding sequence ATGCAGAAATCATATAAGTTTAGATTATATCCTGCAAAACAACAGGAAGTGACTTTGAATAAGACACTTGATGTTTGTAGATATATCTATAACGAATTTCTTGCAGACCGTAGAAACGCATACGACCGATGTAATCAGGGATTATCAACAATGGAACAATTATATCAGGTTCAATATCTTGAATTTGATATCGATGTTCATTCTCAGGTTAAACAGGATGTAATCAGGAGATTAGGCAAATCCTTTGATAACTTTTTTAGACGATGTAAGAATGGAGGTGCCAAAGCAGGTTATCCTCGTTTCAAAGGTAAGAACAGATATAATAATTTTACCTATCCACAATCTGGTTTTAGCATTTCTGGAAAAAAGTTGAAGTTATCAAAGATTGGAGAAATTAAGATAGTTCTACATAGAGAAATTGAAGGTAAAATCAAGACGTGTACTATCCGCAGAGATGGTAAACAATGGTATATTACATTCTCTGTAGTCATTGAGAATAATACAACACCTGTAGAACCTGTTACTTTTGTTGGTATTGATGTAGGACTTAATTCTCTGGTTACATTAAGTGATGGTACTCAAATAGATTCTCCAAATTATTATCGCAATACAGAGGATGAATTAAAGAAACAACAACGTAATCTTAGCAAAAAAAGGAAGTTTTCTAATAATTGGAAAAAACAATGTGACAAGGTAAACAGATTGCATCGAAAAATACGCAATCAAAGAAATGATTTTAACCATAAAATAAGTAGGGAACTCATTAATGCTTACGATTTCATAGCTTTTGAAGACCTGAATGTAATGAATATGGTTAAAAATTCAAGACTTTCAAAATCAATACATGATGCATCATGGAGTAATCTAATTCAGATTACAAAATACAAAGCGGAAGAAGCTGGTAAGTTTGTAGAATTAGTCAATCCATATAATACATCACAACTTTGTAGCAAATGTGGTCAAAAAGTCGAGAAACCACTTGCAGTAAGGGTACATAATTGTCCATACTGTGGATTAGTTCTTGACCGTGACCACAATGCAGCTATCAATATTCTAAATCGTGCTGTAGGAACTACAGTTCAAGCCTGTGGAATTGAGTCGTTGGATTCGATGATGAAGCAGGAAGCCACCCTATTCATAGGGTGGTAG